A single Meles meles chromosome 20, mMelMel3.1 paternal haplotype, whole genome shotgun sequence DNA region contains:
- the GCDH gene encoding glutaryl-CoA dehydrogenase, mitochondrial isoform X2 → MALRRFSERLLTRGPGLSFLRGWGSAAAQTASRPLFDWRDPLVLEEQLTADEILIRDTFRTYCQERLMPRILLANRNEVFHREIISEMGELGVLGPTIKGYGCAGVSSVAYGLLARELERVDSGYRSTMSVQSSLVMHPIYAYGSKEQQEKYLPRLAKGELLGCFGLTEPNHGSDPGSLETRARHNPSNRSYTLSGTKTWITNSPVADLFVVWARCEDSCIRGFLLEKGMRGLSAPKIEGKFSLRASSTGMIVMDSVEVPEENVLPDGSGLAGPFGCLNNARFGIAWGVLGAAEFCLHTARQYSLDRIQFGVPLARNQLIQKKLADMLTEITLGLHACLQLGRLKDQDKATPEMVSLLKRNNCGKALDIARQARDILGGNGISDEYHVIRHAMNLEAVNTYEGTHDIHALILGRAITGIQAFTASK, encoded by the exons ATGGCTCTGAGAAGGTTCTCCGAGCGGCTGCTGACCCGGGGACCAGGCCTGAGCTTCCTGCGCGGGTGGGGGTCGGCGGCGGCGCAGACCG cctcGCGTCCTTTATTTGACTGGAGGGACCCGCTGGTGCTGGAGGAGCAGCTGACAGCGGATGAGATCCTCATCAGGGACACCTTCCGCACCTATTGCCAGGAGCGCCTCATGCCCCGAATCCTGCTGGCCAATCGCAACGAAG TTTTTCACCGAGAGATCATCTCAGAAATGGGGGAGCTTGGTGTGCTGGGGCCCACCATCAAAG gGTATGGCTGTGCTGGAGTGTCGTCTGTGGCCTATGGGCTCCTGGCCCGAGAGCTGGAGCGGGTGGATAGTGGCTACAGGTCAACAATGAGTGTCCAGTCGTCCCTTGTCATGCACCCCATCTACGCCTATGGCAGCAAGGAGCAGCAGGAGAAGTACCTGCCCCGGCTGG CCAAGGGGGAGCTCCTGGGCTGCTTTGGACTCACAGAGCCCAACCATGGGAGTGACCCCGGCAGCCTGGAGACCAGAGCGCGCCACAATCCATCCAACAGGAGCTACACCCTCagtgggaccaagacctg gatCACCAATTCACCTGTGGCCGACCTGTTTGTAGTATGGGCTCGGTGTGAAGACAGCTGCATTCGGGGCTTCCTGCTGGAGAAGGGGATGCGGGGCCTCTCAGCCCCCAAGATTGAGGGCAAGTTCTCCCTGCGGGCCTCGTCCACCGGCATGATCGTCATGGACAGTGTGGAGGTGCCGGAGGAGAATGTGCTGCCTGATGGGTCTGGTCTGGCG GGGCCCTTTGGTTGCCTGAACAATGCCCGGTTTGGCATCGCCTGGGGCGTGCTCGGAGCCGCCGAATTCTGTTTGCACACAGCCCGGCAGTACAGCCTGGATAG GATCCAGTTTGGCGTCCCGCTGGCCAGGAACCAGCTGATTCAGAAGAAGCTGGCAGACATGCTTACTGAGATCACGCTGGGCCTTCACGCCTGCCTGCAGCTTGGCCGCTTGAAGGATCAAGACAA GGCCACTCCGGAAATGGTCTCCCTGCTGAAGAGGAATAACTGTGGGAAGGCTCTGGATATCGCCCGCCAGGCTCGAGACATACTAGGGGGGAATGGGATTTCTGATGAGTATCACGTCATCCGCCATGCCATGAACCTGGAGGCCGTGAACACCTATGAAG GCACTCACGACATTCATGCTCTGATCCTTGGAAGGGCGATCACAGGGATCCAGGCGTTCACGGCCAGCAAGTGA
- the GCDH gene encoding glutaryl-CoA dehydrogenase, mitochondrial isoform X1 — MALRRFSERLLTRGPGLSFLRGWGSAAAQTEKGGKTQNRATKSSRPLFDWRDPLVLEEQLTADEILIRDTFRTYCQERLMPRILLANRNEVFHREIISEMGELGVLGPTIKGYGCAGVSSVAYGLLARELERVDSGYRSTMSVQSSLVMHPIYAYGSKEQQEKYLPRLAKGELLGCFGLTEPNHGSDPGSLETRARHNPSNRSYTLSGTKTWITNSPVADLFVVWARCEDSCIRGFLLEKGMRGLSAPKIEGKFSLRASSTGMIVMDSVEVPEENVLPDGSGLAGPFGCLNNARFGIAWGVLGAAEFCLHTARQYSLDRIQFGVPLARNQLIQKKLADMLTEITLGLHACLQLGRLKDQDKATPEMVSLLKRNNCGKALDIARQARDILGGNGISDEYHVIRHAMNLEAVNTYEGTHDIHALILGRAITGIQAFTASK, encoded by the exons ATGGCTCTGAGAAGGTTCTCCGAGCGGCTGCTGACCCGGGGACCAGGCCTGAGCTTCCTGCGCGGGTGGGGGTCGGCGGCGGCGCAGACCG AAAAGGGCGGGAAGACACAGAACCGAGCGACTAAGT cctcGCGTCCTTTATTTGACTGGAGGGACCCGCTGGTGCTGGAGGAGCAGCTGACAGCGGATGAGATCCTCATCAGGGACACCTTCCGCACCTATTGCCAGGAGCGCCTCATGCCCCGAATCCTGCTGGCCAATCGCAACGAAG TTTTTCACCGAGAGATCATCTCAGAAATGGGGGAGCTTGGTGTGCTGGGGCCCACCATCAAAG gGTATGGCTGTGCTGGAGTGTCGTCTGTGGCCTATGGGCTCCTGGCCCGAGAGCTGGAGCGGGTGGATAGTGGCTACAGGTCAACAATGAGTGTCCAGTCGTCCCTTGTCATGCACCCCATCTACGCCTATGGCAGCAAGGAGCAGCAGGAGAAGTACCTGCCCCGGCTGG CCAAGGGGGAGCTCCTGGGCTGCTTTGGACTCACAGAGCCCAACCATGGGAGTGACCCCGGCAGCCTGGAGACCAGAGCGCGCCACAATCCATCCAACAGGAGCTACACCCTCagtgggaccaagacctg gatCACCAATTCACCTGTGGCCGACCTGTTTGTAGTATGGGCTCGGTGTGAAGACAGCTGCATTCGGGGCTTCCTGCTGGAGAAGGGGATGCGGGGCCTCTCAGCCCCCAAGATTGAGGGCAAGTTCTCCCTGCGGGCCTCGTCCACCGGCATGATCGTCATGGACAGTGTGGAGGTGCCGGAGGAGAATGTGCTGCCTGATGGGTCTGGTCTGGCG GGGCCCTTTGGTTGCCTGAACAATGCCCGGTTTGGCATCGCCTGGGGCGTGCTCGGAGCCGCCGAATTCTGTTTGCACACAGCCCGGCAGTACAGCCTGGATAG GATCCAGTTTGGCGTCCCGCTGGCCAGGAACCAGCTGATTCAGAAGAAGCTGGCAGACATGCTTACTGAGATCACGCTGGGCCTTCACGCCTGCCTGCAGCTTGGCCGCTTGAAGGATCAAGACAA GGCCACTCCGGAAATGGTCTCCCTGCTGAAGAGGAATAACTGTGGGAAGGCTCTGGATATCGCCCGCCAGGCTCGAGACATACTAGGGGGGAATGGGATTTCTGATGAGTATCACGTCATCCGCCATGCCATGAACCTGGAGGCCGTGAACACCTATGAAG GCACTCACGACATTCATGCTCTGATCCTTGGAAGGGCGATCACAGGGATCCAGGCGTTCACGGCCAGCAAGTGA